One genomic segment of Clostridium saccharoperbutylacetonicum N1-4(HMT) includes these proteins:
- the rodA gene encoding rod shape-determining protein RodA — protein sequence MFRLLRLDSRLIKEMDKTLLFSLILLILYGTLNIYLCTKGQYGQFYAKAQFFWIVVSIVVFYIFMVVDYTIIFNYVPIIYWGVVVLLILTRIPGIGVVIKGARGWISLGFCNIQPSEFAKFAIILMLAKKLDEMDGKINDVKNFFILAFYCIVPVAFIVVQPDMGMSMVCFFIVLGIFYTMGFDIRIIAGGLMCLVLGIVLVWNSGLIEHYQKARFTAFLNPSVDDASTYHLNQSLIAIGSGGVLGSTPSLAENGVSTYAAQNVPEVWTDFIFAAIADQWGFLGAVLLLVLYGFLIYKMISIARTSKDIFGSVICVGIISYFLFAILQNIGMTIGLVPITGITLPLVSYGGSSLVSTVASVAMVVNVGMRRKKINF from the coding sequence TTGTTTAGATTATTGAGGTTAGATTCAAGATTAATTAAGGAAATGGATAAGACTTTACTATTTTCCTTAATTCTTTTAATTTTATATGGTACGTTGAATATTTACTTATGTACAAAAGGACAGTATGGACAATTTTATGCAAAAGCACAATTTTTTTGGATTGTAGTATCTATTGTTGTATTCTATATTTTTATGGTAGTAGATTACACTATAATATTCAATTATGTGCCTATAATATATTGGGGCGTTGTAGTCCTTCTTATATTGACAAGAATTCCAGGGATTGGAGTAGTTATAAAAGGTGCAAGAGGATGGATTAGTCTTGGATTTTGTAATATCCAACCATCAGAATTTGCGAAATTTGCAATTATTCTTATGCTGGCTAAGAAGTTAGATGAGATGGATGGAAAAATAAATGATGTTAAAAACTTTTTTATACTAGCATTTTATTGTATAGTTCCAGTAGCCTTTATCGTAGTCCAACCAGATATGGGAATGAGTATGGTATGTTTCTTTATAGTTTTAGGGATTTTTTATACTATGGGTTTTGATATAAGAATTATAGCTGGTGGTTTAATGTGTCTGGTTTTAGGAATAGTATTAGTATGGAATTCAGGTTTGATAGAACACTATCAAAAAGCAAGATTTACTGCATTTTTGAATCCATCGGTTGATGATGCATCAACTTATCATTTAAATCAATCACTAATTGCAATTGGCTCGGGAGGAGTCTTGGGAAGTACTCCATCATTAGCAGAAAATGGAGTTTCTACTTATGCAGCACAGAATGTACCAGAAGTTTGGACTGATTTTATCTTTGCAGCTATTGCTGACCAATGGGGATTTTTAGGGGCTGTTTTATTATTAGTTCTTTATGGATTCTTAATATATAAAATGATTTCCATAGCAAGAACTTCAAAGGATATATTTGGTTCTGTTATATGTGTAGGGATAATTTCATATTTTCTATTTGCTATATTACAAAATATTGGGATGACAATAGGATTGGTTCCTATTACAGGAATAACATTACCCCTTGTGAGTTATGGAGGAAGTTCATTAGTTTCAACAGTGGCTTCAGTAGCAATGGTTGTAAATGTTGGAATGAGACGTAAAAAAATAAATTTCTAA
- the minC gene encoding septum site-determining protein MinC, producing MYNNDGVLIKGNKDGINTTIHMNSFACFEDMLLLLIKKLSKGKHFYKDTTLVLRIDLKSINKKQVETLKETLLTEIELKDIVLEDIEKEIESEQASKKETKIFSGVYEGKTKFIRKTVRGGECINYNGNIVIIGDINSGAEVYATGNVIVLGRIRGKVIAGANGNTKAVIAAFLLQPEILKIADVIAISPDDIEKPKYPELAKIKDGFIIVEPYLPNKYI from the coding sequence ATGTATAATAATGATGGAGTTTTAATAAAAGGTAATAAAGATGGAATAAATACTACTATTCATATGAATAGCTTTGCTTGTTTTGAAGATATGCTTTTACTGCTCATAAAAAAGCTTTCAAAAGGAAAACATTTTTATAAAGATACAACATTGGTTTTAAGAATAGATTTAAAGTCTATTAATAAAAAGCAAGTGGAAACTCTTAAGGAAACTTTATTAACAGAAATAGAGTTAAAAGATATCGTGCTAGAAGATATTGAAAAAGAAATAGAAAGTGAACAAGCATCGAAAAAAGAAACTAAAATATTTTCAGGTGTATATGAAGGAAAAACAAAATTTATACGGAAGACGGTTAGAGGTGGCGAATGTATAAATTATAATGGAAATATAGTTATAATTGGAGACATAAATAGTGGTGCGGAAGTGTATGCTACAGGAAATGTAATTGTTTTAGGGCGTATACGAGGAAAAGTAATTGCAGGAGCTAACGGAAATACCAAAGCAGTAATTGCAGCATTTTTATTACAGCCAGAAATATTGAAAATTGCAGATGTTATAGCAATATCACCAGATGATATTGAAAAACCCAAGTATCCAGAATTAGCAAAAATAAAAGATGGGTTTATAATAGTTGAACCATATCTACCAAATAAATATATATAA
- a CDS encoding zinc dependent phospholipase C family protein has translation MDTLLHGKIGYTLGKELISKGYSMIDTISFVYGSILPDLSFKYRRTAHRKSRDWNIVLNMIDEIIYNRGKININLSIKLGILTHYLCDFFTLPHNEVFKKNIICHELYEQSQRMLLWSKLPKIWDECKNEINVELKSTKEIINYIEDMHMIYKNNIGDKKRDILFSNILVRVVCISLLKIRNNQKIITSEEKINETDIMAI, from the coding sequence ATGGATACTTTACTTCATGGAAAAATAGGTTATACCTTAGGGAAGGAACTAATAAGTAAAGGATATTCTATGATTGATACAATATCTTTTGTTTATGGGAGTATATTACCTGATTTGAGTTTTAAATATAGAAGGACAGCTCATAGAAAAAGTAGAGATTGGAATATTGTTTTAAATATGATAGATGAAATTATTTATAATAGAGGGAAAATAAATATAAATTTATCAATTAAACTAGGAATATTAACGCATTACCTCTGCGATTTTTTTACTCTTCCTCATAATGAAGTGTTTAAGAAAAATATTATTTGTCACGAGTTATATGAACAGTCTCAAAGGATGTTGTTATGGAGTAAGCTTCCAAAGATTTGGGATGAATGTAAGAATGAAATAAACGTTGAGTTAAAATCTACAAAGGAAATTATAAATTATATTGAAGATATGCATATGATTTATAAAAATAATATTGGTGATAAAAAAAGAGACATATTATTTAGTAATATATTGGTTAGAGTAGTTTGTATATCATTATTAAAGATTAGAAATAATCAAAAAATAATTACATCAGAAGAAAAAATTAATGAAACAGATATTATGGCAATTTAA
- the minD gene encoding septum site-determining protein MinD, with amino-acid sequence MGVSIVITSGKGGVGKTTTTANIGTALASLGKKVVVIDGDTGLRNLDVLLGLENRIVYTIIDVIEGRCRLKQGLIKDKRFSNLFLLPTAQTKDKDDISPQEMLKIVKELKEEFDYVLIDSPAGIEQGFENAVIGADKAIIVVNPEITSVRDADRVIGKLDAKGLDDHAVVVNRLNYEMTKNGDMLDVSDIIETLSIELLGVVPDDRNITISTNKGEPIVLEEGAFAGQAFKNIARRITGEEVPLMNLHIEEQQGFFSSLKKLFKRN; translated from the coding sequence ATGGGAGTATCTATAGTAATAACATCAGGCAAAGGTGGAGTTGGAAAAACAACCACTACTGCTAATATTGGAACTGCTTTAGCTTCATTAGGGAAAAAAGTAGTTGTTATTGATGGAGATACAGGTCTTAGAAATTTAGATGTATTATTAGGATTAGAAAATAGAATTGTATATACAATTATCGATGTTATAGAAGGAAGATGTAGATTAAAGCAAGGTCTTATAAAAGATAAGAGGTTCTCAAATTTATTTCTTTTACCTACAGCACAAACAAAGGATAAAGATGATATAAGTCCTCAAGAAATGTTAAAGATAGTTAAGGAACTTAAAGAAGAATTTGATTATGTATTAATTGATTCGCCAGCTGGAATTGAACAAGGTTTTGAAAATGCAGTAATTGGAGCAGATAAAGCAATTATTGTAGTAAACCCTGAAATTACATCTGTTAGAGATGCAGACAGAGTTATTGGGAAGCTTGATGCAAAGGGATTAGACGATCATGCAGTTGTAGTTAACAGATTAAATTATGAAATGACTAAAAATGGTGATATGCTTGATGTTTCTGATATCATTGAAACTCTTTCAATAGAATTATTAGGAGTTGTACCTGATGATAGAAATATCACTATTTCAACAAATAAAGGTGAACCTATTGTATTAGAAGAAGGCGCATTTGCTGGACAAGCGTTTAAAAATATTGCTAGAAGAATAACTGGAGAAGAAGTGCCGCTTATGAATTTACATATTGAAGAGCAACAAGGTTTTTTTAGCTCTTTAAAGAAGCTATTTAAGCGCAATTAG
- a CDS encoding amidohydrolase encodes MKLNEKSASDIVKVFINGVIYSIDEKSSIYEAMAIKDGKIVALGTNDEISNYFIDKKEIIDLKSRTVLPGFIDAHCNMSDRGIMTKGDLSLFQCNNVTEYLIYIQNYIDTHPDEKIIYGIGWRNSIFEKSGEELNYYSEVFKGPNKKWLDKIETDKPIVLRSFDGHSLWLNSKAFEYFKITPNTNVPNGGRIELDEQNQLWGILKENAVYLVNIDWIGKYEDKDYIDNFIKYQKLQHSHGVTTIGLIDTKEVKMPLELYGKLENMKELKLRIVYGVTILPKELCKRSVNEQLHELKRNRIIYSTELFLVSVAKFFSDGIIENMTAFLFKPYTLIDDKCNEKQGLFLWNINELKEGIKMANRLEFNVCIHAKGDLACKFAIDGIEYSIINNQNKTFRNSLIHVDLITQYYIRKMKALKINTIIEPCWFYKSMSLSKNEVLAIGKERAYRQYPVKSLVDLGVITAATSDDNTSVKINPLEAIECATVRNLYDFLPSGYPEIINMNDVKYRLNPRERISIVEAIKMFTINAAYVLGKEKEIGSLEIGKKADFIVLDKDIVWTNPLDIGNININRTYFNGELVYLNE; translated from the coding sequence ATGAAATTAAATGAAAAATCTGCTAGTGATATAGTAAAGGTTTTTATTAATGGAGTTATATACAGTATTGATGAGAAAAGTAGTATATATGAAGCTATGGCAATTAAAGATGGAAAAATAGTAGCCTTAGGAACTAATGATGAAATAAGTAATTACTTTATTGATAAAAAAGAAATAATAGATTTAAAATCTAGAACAGTATTACCTGGTTTTATTGATGCTCACTGCAATATGTCAGACAGAGGTATAATGACAAAAGGAGATTTATCTCTATTCCAATGTAATAATGTTACAGAGTATTTAATATATATTCAAAATTACATTGACACACATCCAGACGAGAAAATTATTTATGGGATAGGTTGGAGAAATTCAATTTTTGAAAAAAGTGGGGAAGAACTAAATTATTACAGCGAGGTATTTAAAGGACCTAATAAGAAATGGCTTGATAAAATAGAAACGGATAAACCAATAGTATTAAGATCATTTGATGGCCATTCTTTATGGCTAAATAGTAAGGCGTTTGAATATTTTAAAATAACTCCAAATACGAACGTTCCAAATGGTGGAAGAATAGAATTAGATGAGCAAAATCAACTGTGGGGTATATTAAAAGAGAATGCTGTTTACTTAGTTAATATTGATTGGATAGGTAAATATGAAGATAAAGATTATATAGATAATTTTATAAAGTATCAAAAATTGCAACATTCTCATGGGGTAACAACTATAGGATTAATTGATACTAAAGAAGTGAAGATGCCTCTAGAGCTTTATGGAAAATTGGAGAACATGAAAGAACTTAAATTGAGAATAGTATATGGGGTGACAATTTTACCTAAAGAATTATGTAAAAGAAGTGTAAATGAGCAATTACATGAACTTAAAAGAAATAGGATAATATATAGTACAGAATTATTTTTAGTTTCAGTAGCAAAGTTTTTTTCAGATGGAATTATAGAAAATATGACGGCATTTTTGTTTAAACCTTATACATTAATTGATGACAAATGTAATGAGAAGCAAGGCTTATTCTTGTGGAATATTAATGAGCTTAAAGAAGGAATAAAGATGGCAAATAGATTAGAGTTTAATGTTTGTATTCATGCCAAAGGAGATTTAGCTTGTAAGTTTGCAATAGATGGAATAGAATATTCAATAATAAATAATCAAAACAAGACATTCAGAAATTCATTAATCCATGTAGATTTAATAACACAGTATTATATAAGAAAAATGAAGGCTTTAAAAATTAATACAATAATAGAGCCATGTTGGTTTTATAAATCTATGAGTTTGAGCAAAAATGAAGTATTAGCTATAGGAAAAGAAAGAGCCTATAGGCAATATCCTGTTAAATCATTAGTTGATTTAGGAGTAATCACAGCAGCAACTTCTGATGACAATACTTCAGTAAAGATAAATCCATTGGAGGCTATAGAGTGTGCAACAGTTAGAAATTTATATGATTTCTTGCCATCTGGATATCCAGAAATTATAAATATGAATGATGTGAAGTATAGATTAAATCCAAGGGAGAGAATATCAATTGTTGAAGCTATAAAAATGTTCACTATAAATGCTGCTTATGTTTTAGGTAAGGAGAAGGAAATCGGAAGTTTGGAAATTGGAAAAAAAGCAGATTTTATAGTATTGGATAAGGATATAGTTTGGACCAATCCTTTAGATATAGGGAATATTAATATAAATAGAACTTATTTTAATGGAGAGCTAGTATATTTA
- the minE gene encoding cell division topological specificity factor MinE yields MGFFKNFNNKPTPKEVAKDRLKLILIHDRGEIAPEIISKIKEEILEVISKYIDIQVDDVEISVNKSGDEEGANSSALVANIPIRNIRGR; encoded by the coding sequence ATGGGTTTTTTTAAGAATTTTAATAATAAACCAACGCCTAAAGAAGTTGCAAAAGATAGATTAAAGTTGATTCTAATACATGATAGGGGAGAAATTGCTCCAGAGATTATTAGCAAGATAAAGGAAGAAATTTTAGAAGTAATATCTAAATATATTGATATACAAGTTGATGATGTTGAGATATCTGTAAATAAAAGTGGAGATGAAGAAGGGGCAAACTCTTCTGCATTAGTAGCTAATATTCCTATTAGAAATATACGAGGAAGATAA
- the sfsA gene encoding DNA/RNA nuclease SfsA encodes MKYSNIFKGKFISRPNRFIAYIEIDGCIEVCHVKNTGRCKELLIPNVEVFVEKNENPRRKTKFSLIAVRKGNRIINMDSQVTNKVIHEWLLKGNLFTEVTLIKPETKYGSSRFDFYIETKKGRAFIEVKGVTLENEGIVKFPDAPTERGVKHIKELCESIKEGFEAYIIFVIQMKDVVHFEPNAETHKEFADALKEAKEKGVHILALDCEVTEDTIDIMDYVKVIV; translated from the coding sequence ATGAAATATAGTAATATTTTTAAAGGAAAATTTATATCAAGACCTAATCGATTTATAGCATACATAGAAATTGATGGATGCATAGAAGTATGTCATGTTAAAAACACAGGTAGATGTAAAGAACTATTGATTCCTAATGTGGAAGTTTTTGTAGAAAAGAACGAAAATCCAAGAAGAAAAACAAAATTTTCACTTATTGCGGTCAGAAAGGGAAATAGAATAATTAATATGGATTCACAAGTTACTAATAAAGTTATTCATGAATGGTTATTAAAAGGTAATTTATTTACAGAGGTTACTTTAATTAAACCGGAAACAAAATACGGTAGTTCTAGATTTGACTTTTACATTGAAACCAAAAAAGGAAGAGCATTTATAGAAGTAAAAGGCGTAACCCTTGAGAATGAAGGAATTGTAAAATTTCCAGATGCACCTACTGAAAGAGGTGTTAAGCACATAAAGGAACTTTGTGAAAGCATAAAGGAAGGTTTTGAGGCTTACATAATATTTGTAATACAAATGAAAGATGTAGTGCATTTTGAGCCAAATGCAGAAACACATAAAGAATTTGCAGATGCATTAAAAGAAGCTAAGGAAAAGGGTGTTCACATACTTGCCTTAGACTGTGAAGTTACAGAAGATACAATTGATATAATGGATTACGTTAAAGTTATAGTATAA
- a CDS encoding site-2 protease family protein: MKRWYFVVIIEISIFMWLGDFKVNILLSFLWVILHEFTHIIVANNFGCKFNNFYISIFGAKAELIDIDELNESKKIILYAAGPFFNIFMAIVLAFLSEYFNYDFISNSIMINLCLGLFNLLPAYPLDGARLCEILLSKRFLYKKSKKITEIFSFVISIVFSVIFIITIILLHKVNLSLFLAVILITYATFIEREKTMYIIMGDIIRKVRKLKKRNYIENKSISVYYKKGLVNVLTLVDKNKFNSFYVLNDDMELVGIIHEDELIKALKDYGNISLEEYMNMRKREH, translated from the coding sequence ATGAAAAGATGGTATTTTGTAGTTATTATAGAAATCTCAATATTTATGTGGCTTGGAGATTTTAAAGTTAATATCCTTTTAAGTTTTTTATGGGTTATATTGCATGAATTTACACATATAATAGTTGCTAATAATTTTGGATGTAAGTTCAATAATTTTTATATTAGCATCTTTGGTGCAAAAGCTGAATTAATTGATATTGATGAACTAAATGAAAGTAAAAAAATAATTCTATATGCAGCTGGACCTTTTTTTAATATTTTTATGGCTATTGTTTTGGCTTTTTTAAGTGAGTATTTTAACTATGATTTTATTAGTAATAGTATAATGATTAATTTATGTTTAGGTTTATTTAACTTACTGCCGGCTTATCCATTAGATGGAGCTAGATTGTGTGAAATATTATTATCAAAAAGATTTTTGTATAAGAAGTCAAAAAAAATTACTGAAATTTTTAGCTTTGTCATTTCAATAGTATTCTCTGTAATATTTATAATAACAATTATTCTATTACATAAGGTAAACTTAAGCTTATTTCTTGCAGTAATATTAATAACATATGCAACCTTTATAGAAAGAGAAAAAACTATGTATATAATAATGGGAGATATAATAAGGAAAGTAAGAAAGTTAAAGAAACGTAACTACATAGAAAATAAATCTATTTCTGTATATTACAAAAAAGGTTTAGTAAATGTATTAACTTTAGTTGATAAGAATAAATTCAATAGTTTTTATGTGTTGAATGATGATATGGAGTTAGTTGGAATAATTCATGAGGATGAACTTATTAAAGCTTTAAAGGACTATGGAAACATCTCTTTAGAAGAATATATGAACATGAGAAAAAGAGAACATTAA
- a CDS encoding YcdB/YcdC domain-containing protein, with protein sequence MKKKRIINLFLIVCLLLSTISLPTFAAEEDGKGLEKAIVAAKNVITVPDNYTDFRSSSEERDTSNGKVRVWRLNWKQKEDKSDFISASVDEDGFLYEYNRYNDNENSNGLAKVTKEKAQASAEEFLNKVVPNYSSQMKKVEDDSNTYSNEEYYFKYQRFVNEVPVNFVNVNIGVNKYTGEVTSYNGGTPEGRGIQYPNKDGIIQISEAEKGYVEKLGVKLKYYSYYDYSKNKMNIFAGYSINENKNKAIDGKTGQVVSLYKDDPIYNMKDLANGVTADKSVVQSKPELTKEEIDAVNSVRNLITKEKAENILRETFDIVTSDMKFKDASLNKDIINDKYIWNISIDGAYGEVDAKSGEIINFSYYKDNNVKGNKISKAQGQNTAEAFLRKNVSDKFNQTKLEDIKEPILKIATTNEEKTFSFNYMRQVNGIEFSNNSLNVEVDNASGKVIGYNNRWYDNVSFPDVNQAMNKEAAFSIFKQLEGFQLEYARLDKNIIGLVYNFKDNNGEIIIDPISGVRLDYTGKAYKENKLPEYTDIKGHWSEKIVKELLDNGYYINQGKFNPDNNITQIDFFKYLYSPVRNSYNTDDEFYDMLVQNGIIKKEEKAPNSIVSNGEAAKFATRYLGYEKIALHSEIFNNPFKDNIDDKYKGYAAICYSLKVIAGTNGNFDQNHNLSSADAAVIVYNLINLSNKS encoded by the coding sequence ATGAAAAAGAAAAGAATTATTAATTTATTTTTGATAGTTTGTTTATTATTATCAACAATTTCCTTGCCTACATTTGCTGCTGAGGAAGATGGAAAAGGATTAGAAAAGGCAATTGTTGCAGCAAAAAATGTAATTACTGTTCCTGATAATTATACGGATTTCAGAAGTAGTTCAGAGGAACGTGATACAAGTAATGGTAAAGTTAGAGTTTGGAGGTTGAATTGGAAGCAAAAAGAAGATAAAAGTGATTTTATATCGGCATCTGTTGATGAAGATGGGTTTTTATATGAATATAATAGATACAATGACAATGAAAACTCTAATGGGTTAGCTAAAGTTACAAAGGAGAAAGCACAAGCTTCCGCAGAAGAATTTTTAAATAAAGTAGTTCCTAATTATTCAAGCCAAATGAAAAAAGTTGAAGATGATTCAAATACATATTCAAATGAAGAGTATTATTTCAAGTATCAAAGATTTGTAAATGAAGTACCAGTTAATTTTGTTAATGTAAACATAGGGGTAAATAAATATACTGGCGAAGTAACTTCGTATAATGGAGGAACTCCTGAAGGAAGAGGAATTCAATACCCAAATAAAGATGGAATTATTCAAATTTCTGAGGCAGAAAAAGGGTATGTTGAAAAATTAGGAGTTAAGTTAAAATATTATTCTTATTATGATTATAGTAAAAATAAAATGAATATATTTGCAGGTTATTCTATTAATGAAAATAAGAATAAGGCTATTGATGGAAAAACAGGACAAGTTGTATCTCTTTATAAAGATGATCCGATTTATAATATGAAAGATCTTGCAAATGGCGTAACTGCAGATAAAAGTGTAGTTCAATCAAAACCAGAATTAACTAAGGAAGAAATTGATGCAGTTAATAGTGTGAGAAATCTTATTACAAAAGAAAAGGCTGAAAATATTCTTAGAGAAACATTTGATATAGTCACTTCTGATATGAAATTTAAAGATGCATCTTTAAATAAAGATATTATTAATGATAAATATATATGGAATATCTCTATTGATGGAGCGTATGGAGAAGTTGATGCAAAATCAGGAGAAATAATAAATTTTAGTTATTACAAAGACAATAATGTTAAAGGAAATAAAATATCTAAAGCACAAGGACAAAATACAGCAGAAGCTTTCTTAAGAAAAAATGTAAGTGATAAATTTAATCAAACAAAATTAGAAGATATAAAAGAACCTATATTGAAAATTGCTACGACTAATGAAGAAAAAACTTTTTCCTTTAATTATATGCGTCAAGTAAATGGAATTGAGTTTTCAAATAATTCCCTAAATGTTGAAGTAGATAATGCTAGTGGAAAAGTAATTGGATATAATAATAGATGGTATGACAATGTGTCATTCCCAGATGTTAATCAAGCAATGAATAAAGAAGCAGCTTTTAGTATATTTAAACAATTAGAAGGGTTTCAATTAGAGTATGCAAGATTAGATAAGAACATAATTGGTTTAGTTTATAATTTTAAAGATAATAATGGAGAAATTATTATTGATCCTATAAGTGGAGTAAGGTTGGACTACACTGGAAAAGCTTATAAAGAAAATAAGTTACCAGAATATACAGATATAAAAGGACATTGGTCTGAAAAAATTGTTAAGGAACTTTTAGACAATGGGTATTATATTAATCAAGGAAAATTTAATCCTGACAATAATATAACTCAAATTGATTTCTTTAAGTACTTATATTCACCAGTAAGAAATAGTTATAATACTGATGATGAATTTTATGATATGCTAGTACAGAATGGGATAATAAAAAAAGAAGAGAAGGCTCCAAATTCAATAGTTTCAAATGGAGAGGCAGCCAAATTTGCTACAAGATATTTAGGCTATGAAAAAATTGCATTGCATTCAGAGATATTTAATAATCCATTTAAGGATAACATAGATGATAAGTATAAAGGATATGCAGCAATATGTTATTCGCTTAAAGTCATTGCAGGAACCAATGGTAATTTTGATCAAAACCACAATTTAAGTAGTGCTGATGCAGCAGTTATTGTGTACAATCTAATTAACTTATCAAATAAGAGTTGA